In Drosophila innubila isolate TH190305 chromosome 2R unlocalized genomic scaffold, UK_Dinn_1.0 1_C_2R, whole genome shotgun sequence, the following are encoded in one genomic region:
- the LOC117784947 gene encoding uncharacterized protein LOC117784947 produces MKFQYTCVFLLALFAASQAFSASWGKRNGTDFLVLRQTEVRQPLKNNYWNVNVNYNGQYFITFINVIDNFRNSSGAAPSIYSGGVGYRNTVVTLKSQVSRGLNSTVEIWARR; encoded by the exons ATGAAATTCCAATACACTTGTGTCTTCCTTTTGGCCTTATTCGCTGCCAGCCAGGCCTTCAGCGCCAGCTGGGGAAAGAGGAACGGAACTGACTTCTTGGTGCTCCGCCAGACTGAAGTCCGTCAACCCTTGAAGAACAATTACTGGAACGTCAATGTGAACTAT AATGGCCAATACTTCATTACGTTCATCaatgttatcgataacttCCGCAACAGCTCTGGTGCCGCACCCAGCATCTATTCCGGTGGTGTAGGATACCGTAACACCGTGGTTACCCTCAAGAGCCAGGTTAGCCGTGGTCTCAACTCCACCGTTGAGATCTGGGCTCGTCGCTAA